One part of the Rutidosis leptorrhynchoides isolate AG116_Rl617_1_P2 chromosome 1, CSIRO_AGI_Rlap_v1, whole genome shotgun sequence genome encodes these proteins:
- the LOC139860754 gene encoding uncharacterized protein At1g32220, chloroplastic-like — protein MSRSIHPRSTLSRFYKLGFTRKGRCLSTESNKIDEPLKVEEAQTVNIPPPPADKLLVLGGSGFVGSHICKEALNRGLSVASLSRSGKLSIDEPWANKVDWHHGDLLSGNSWQEALNGVTSIVSCVGGLGSNSYMYKLNGSANIIAIRAAAEKGIKRFVFISAADSGVISYFLQGYFDGKRAAETELLVRYPYGHVILRPGFIYGNRRVGNMELPLGCIGSPLEMILQHAKPLSQVPLFGPLLTPPVNVTAVAKVAVRAAIDPVFPPGIVDVHGLVRYSQQK, from the exons TAAATTAGGTTTTACTCGGAAAGGAAGATGCTTATCAACCGAATCTAATAAAATTGATGAACCACTTAAAGTTGAGGAGGCTCAAACAGTCAATATACCCCCACCTCCAGCTGACAAG TTACTTGTGCTTGGTGGAAGTGGATTTGTTGGCTCACATATTTGCAAAGAAGCTTTAAATCGTGGCTTATCGGTTGCTAGTCTTAGCAG ATCGGGCAAGTTGTCTATTGATGAACCATGGGCTAACAAGGTGGACTGGCATCATG GGGACTTGTTGTCTGGCAACTCATGGCAGGAAGCGTTGAATGGAGTGACCTCTATT GTGTCTTGTGTTGGTGGTTTGGGTTCCAACTCCTACATGTACAAACTCAATGGATCTGCAAATATCATAGCCATTAGAGCAGCGGCTGAAAAAG GGATTAAAAGATTTGTTTTCATATCTGCTGCTGACTCTGGTGTGATTAGTTACTTTTTACAAGGATATTTTGATGGAAAG AGAGCTGCAGAAACAGAGTTACTAGTGAGATATCCATATGGAc ATGTGATTCTGCGACCTGGTTTCATTTACGGAAATCGACGTGTTGGCAACATGGAGTTGCCCCTCGGTTGTATTGGTTCTCCACTAGAGATG ATTCTCCAACATGCGAAGCCGCTAAGTCAGGTCCCGCTTTTTGGTCCACTGTTGACGCCTCCGGTCAACGTTACAGCTGTCGCAAAGGTAGCTGTTAGAGCAGCTATAGATCCAGTGTTTCCACCTGGCATAGTCGATGTCCATGGATTAGTACGTTATAGCCAACAGAAGTAA